A DNA window from bacterium contains the following coding sequences:
- a CDS encoding FAD-binding oxidoreductase, whose translation MSSVPRAQDRVGGAFVSRVRDIVGDAHLTADPDRLDARRIDGVRPGLWAVPADAEQIAALLTAAAEAGAGVIPYGGGAHQHLGVPPARVDLVVETTRLAGITDYTPADYVVAVRAGTPFRDVQTALAANGQWLPLDPPGAADATIGGLVAANRNGPRRLLWGSIRDLVIGIRVALPTGEVIKAGGKVVKNVAGYDLAKLFIGSFGSCGVITDVTFKILPLPGEGVTVLVTVANAAAAHALTTAVMRSYLLPSALEAASPDALAMLARRAGLSLPAGTGASGTGRWGVLLLAEGLEESRTRHVEEMRTLTASAGGAGAALEVYSGAPHDALWRAVAEFPSPASHPGGVVFRVGTPIARWLDAAQAVQAAAGNSPAVLAHAGVGLTYVATAPGEAAALADALARAAVAGPASADPPGGLGGYAVVESAPTPLKASLPVWGQAPPAVELMRRLRAQYDPKGIMVPGRLGWLS comes from the coding sequence GTGAGCAGCGTGCCCCGCGCGCAGGACCGGGTCGGCGGCGCCTTCGTCTCGCGGGTCCGCGACATCGTCGGTGACGCGCATCTCACCGCCGATCCCGACCGCCTGGACGCGCGGCGCATCGACGGCGTGCGCCCCGGACTCTGGGCCGTGCCCGCGGACGCCGAGCAGATCGCGGCGCTGCTGACCGCCGCCGCGGAGGCCGGCGCCGGGGTGATCCCGTACGGCGGCGGGGCGCACCAGCACCTCGGCGTTCCGCCGGCGCGGGTCGATCTCGTCGTCGAGACGACCCGCCTCGCCGGCATCACCGACTACACGCCGGCCGACTACGTCGTAGCGGTTCGCGCCGGCACGCCGTTTCGAGACGTGCAAACCGCGCTCGCCGCCAACGGACAGTGGCTGCCGCTCGATCCACCGGGCGCCGCGGACGCCACGATCGGCGGCCTCGTTGCGGCAAACCGCAACGGTCCCCGCCGCCTCCTGTGGGGCTCGATCCGCGACCTCGTCATCGGGATCCGCGTCGCGCTGCCGACCGGCGAGGTGATCAAAGCGGGCGGCAAAGTGGTGAAAAACGTCGCCGGCTACGATCTGGCCAAGCTCTTCATCGGCTCGTTCGGCTCCTGCGGGGTCATCACCGACGTCACCTTCAAGATCCTGCCGCTCCCCGGCGAGGGCGTCACGGTCTTGGTGACGGTCGCGAACGCCGCGGCCGCGCACGCGCTCACCACCGCCGTGATGCGGTCGTATCTACTCCCGTCCGCGCTCGAGGCGGCGAGTCCCGACGCGCTGGCGATGCTGGCGCGGAGGGCCGGCCTGTCCCTGCCGGCGGGGACGGGCGCCTCCGGGACGGGCCGATGGGGCGTGCTACTCCTGGCCGAGGGCCTCGAGGAGAGCCGGACGCGTCACGTCGAGGAGATGCGGACGCTGACCGCCTCCGCCGGCGGTGCGGGCGCCGCGCTCGAGGTATACTCGGGGGCGCCCCACGACGCGCTGTGGCGCGCGGTGGCCGAGTTCCCGTCGCCGGCGTCTCACCCGGGGGGCGTCGTCTTCCGCGTCGGCACGCCGATCGCGCGGTGGCTCGACGCCGCCCAGGCCGTCCAGGCGGCGGCGGGCAACTCTCCGGCGGTCCTCGCCCACGCGGGTGTTGGATTGACCTACGTTGCGACCGCGCCGGGGGAGGCCGCCGCGCTCGCGGACGCGCTCGCGCGCGCGGCGGTCGCCGGACCCGCGTCCGCGGATCCGCCCGGCGGACTCGGCGGATATGCCGTCGTCGAGAGCGCGCCCACCCCGCTCAAAGCGAGTCTGCCGGTGTGGGGGCAGGCGCCTCCGGCCGTCGAGTTGATGCGCCGCCTGCGCGCGCAGTACGATCCAAAGGGCATCATGGTGCCGGGCCGGTTGGGATGGCTCTCGTAG
- a CDS encoding FAD-linked oxidase C-terminal domain-containing protein, which yields MSLAELRIRIADRGALAAALEDALGRERVLAQPVDLLAYEYDGSVLAAVPDLVVFPTSTDDVAAIVRAAGRFRVPLIARGSGTGLSGGAITPIGGVVVAMTKMRRIFSIDLDNRIAVVQPGVINLDVTRAVEGDGYFYAPDPSSQSACSIGGNVANNSGGVHTLAFGVTTNHVLGLEMVMADGSVAQLGGRGPDEPGLDLAGLAVGSEGTIGIVTAVTVRLLRRRETVRTMLGIFETIEDASQAVADIIASGIGPTSLEMIDQLTAQAVEPAVHAGLPLDAGAVLLIEVEGVREGLARCARTVEDLCRTNRAREVRTARTEEERHLYWAARKGAFGAMGRLAPNYYLHDAVVPRSQLPAIMHQIGEIARRYNIRVANVFHAGDGNVHPLIPYDATAPGETDRVMQASEEMLSACVAAGGSLSGEHGIGFEKNNYMPWIFTDADLGAQRRLKAAFDPEDRMNPFKVFPTPVSCGELLTRRPPRLAASGLWI from the coding sequence GTGAGTCTCGCCGAACTCCGCATTCGTATTGCCGATCGCGGTGCGCTGGCCGCCGCCCTCGAGGACGCGCTCGGGCGGGAGCGCGTCCTCGCGCAGCCCGTCGACCTCCTGGCCTACGAGTACGACGGCTCGGTCCTGGCCGCGGTGCCGGATCTTGTCGTGTTTCCAACCTCGACGGACGACGTCGCGGCAATCGTGCGCGCGGCCGGACGGTTCCGGGTACCGCTGATCGCACGCGGGTCGGGGACGGGGCTCTCCGGCGGCGCGATTACGCCGATCGGCGGGGTCGTTGTCGCAATGACCAAGATGCGGCGCATCTTCTCGATCGACCTCGACAATCGCATCGCGGTCGTGCAGCCCGGCGTCATCAACCTCGACGTCACGCGCGCGGTCGAGGGCGACGGCTACTTCTACGCGCCCGATCCGAGCAGCCAGTCGGCCTGCAGCATCGGCGGCAATGTCGCGAACAACAGCGGCGGCGTGCACACCCTCGCGTTCGGCGTGACGACCAACCACGTGCTGGGACTCGAGATGGTGATGGCCGACGGCTCCGTCGCTCAGCTCGGCGGGCGCGGCCCCGACGAACCGGGACTCGACCTCGCCGGCCTGGCCGTCGGATCGGAAGGTACCATCGGCATCGTGACCGCGGTCACCGTCCGGCTGTTGCGCCGCCGGGAGACGGTCCGGACGATGCTCGGCATCTTCGAGACCATCGAAGACGCGAGTCAGGCCGTCGCCGACATCATCGCATCCGGCATCGGGCCGACGTCCCTCGAGATGATCGACCAGTTGACGGCGCAGGCCGTCGAGCCCGCGGTCCACGCGGGCCTGCCACTCGACGCCGGGGCGGTCCTTTTGATTGAAGTCGAGGGCGTGCGGGAAGGGCTTGCGCGGTGCGCCCGAACGGTCGAAGACTTGTGCCGGACCAACCGGGCCCGCGAGGTCCGCACCGCGCGCACCGAGGAGGAGCGCCACCTCTACTGGGCGGCGCGCAAGGGCGCGTTCGGCGCCATGGGCCGGCTCGCCCCGAACTACTACCTCCACGACGCCGTCGTGCCGCGAAGCCAGCTGCCCGCGATCATGCATCAGATCGGGGAAATCGCGCGGCGGTACAACATCCGCGTCGCGAACGTGTTTCACGCCGGCGACGGCAACGTGCATCCGCTCATTCCGTACGACGCGACGGCCCCCGGTGAAACCGACCGGGTGATGCAGGCGAGCGAGGAGATGCTCTCCGCATGCGTCGCCGCCGGCGGCAGCCTCAGCGGAGAGCACGGGATCGGCTTCGAAAAGAACAACTACATGCCCTGGATCTTCACCGACGCCGACCTCGGCGCGCAGCGGCGGCTCAAAGCCGCGTTCGACCCGGAGGACCGCATGAATCCATTCAAGGTGTTTCCGACGCCCGTCTCCTGCGGCGAGCTGCTCACACGGCGCCCGCCGCGGCTGGCGGCGTCGGGACTGTGGATTTGA
- a CDS encoding creatininase family protein — protein MRNTVLLEEMTWPEVRDAIAAGKRRVIVMLAAMEQHGPHLPIGTDTYLGYATGVRLARRLGDALVAPVITIGYSAGHLPMAGTVSIEESTLETVIEDVCRSLARHGFREVILLCSHGGNYRALRNVLPRLRDEHSALRISAVTDFDEWLQQTRAFAAREGLDMAKLGVHAAQGETSLMLAHRPDLVEMENACEGFTGDASIRWRSKVPPPMDTMSPTGILGDARGSTAELGEKMFAERIERLASMIEAGDMAR, from the coding sequence ATGCGAAATACCGTGCTGCTCGAAGAAATGACGTGGCCGGAGGTGCGCGACGCGATCGCGGCCGGGAAGCGTCGGGTCATCGTCATGCTGGCCGCGATGGAACAGCACGGACCGCACCTGCCGATCGGGACGGACACGTATCTCGGCTACGCGACCGGCGTCCGCCTCGCCCGCCGGCTCGGAGATGCGCTCGTCGCGCCGGTGATTACGATCGGCTATTCCGCGGGACACCTGCCGATGGCCGGGACGGTGAGCATCGAGGAATCCACGCTCGAGACCGTGATCGAAGACGTCTGCCGGTCGCTGGCCCGCCACGGCTTCCGCGAGGTGATTCTGCTCTGCAGCCACGGCGGCAACTATCGCGCGCTGCGGAACGTGCTGCCGCGCCTGCGCGACGAGCATTCGGCGCTGCGGATCTCGGCCGTCACGGACTTCGATGAGTGGCTGCAGCAGACGCGGGCCTTCGCCGCGCGCGAGGGGCTCGACATGGCGAAACTCGGCGTCCACGCGGCGCAGGGGGAAACGTCCCTCATGCTCGCGCACCGGCCCGATCTCGTCGAGATGGAGAACGCGTGCGAAGGCTTTACCGGCGACGCCTCGATCCGGTGGCGCTCGAAGGTCCCGCCGCCGATGGACACGATGAGCCCCACCGGAATTTTGGGCGACGCGAGGGGCTCGACCGCGGAACTGGGCGAGAAGATGTTCGCGGAGCGGATCGAGCGCCTGGCGTCGATGATCGAAGCCGGCGACATGGCCCGGTAG
- a CDS encoding DUF488 domain-containing protein encodes MRIYTIGHSTRSLDELVEALRSFGVRTLVDIRTVPRSRHVPQFNAESLRRILPNRRIRYRHMKALGGLRKPRPDSTNTAWRNTGFRGFADYMETPEFAEALRELRALARDAGPVAIMCAEAVPWRCHRSLVADALIARGDDVLDIMGPGKGTTHKPTPWARVEGGRVTYPGPPAPAERVRRGRP; translated from the coding sequence ATGCGTATCTACACGATCGGGCACTCCACACGGTCTCTCGACGAGCTGGTCGAGGCGCTGCGCAGCTTCGGCGTCCGCACGCTGGTCGACATCCGGACGGTGCCTCGCTCGCGCCACGTGCCGCAGTTCAACGCCGAGAGTCTGCGGCGCATCCTGCCCAACCGGCGCATCCGCTACCGGCACATGAAGGCGCTTGGGGGGTTACGGAAGCCGCGCCCGGACTCGACCAACACGGCGTGGCGGAACACGGGATTCCGCGGGTTCGCCGATTATATGGAGACACCGGAGTTCGCGGAGGCCCTGAGGGAACTGCGCGCGCTCGCGCGGGACGCCGGTCCCGTCGCGATCATGTGCGCCGAGGCGGTGCCCTGGCGCTGCCACCGCTCGCTCGTGGCCGACGCGCTCATTGCGCGCGGCGACGACGTGCTCGACATCATGGGCCCGGGCAAGGGCACCACGCACAAGCCGACCCCGTGGGCACGTGTTGAGGGCGGACGGGTCACGTATCCCGGGCCGCCGGCGCCGGCAGAGCGCGTTCGACGCGGCCGGCCCTAA
- a CDS encoding NAD(P)/FAD-dependent oxidoreductase, with the protein MTETANIVIVGAGQAGLALSHELAAAAVDHTVLERGRVGETWRGRWNSFCLVIPNWTVRLPGYSYGGDPDGFMPRDEIVAHLQGYARSFEAPVREDINVTALEQADSGGFLVRTSSGEIRARQVVLAAGAYQRPHRPAAAAQLPASLHVIDAEQYTQPGALPAGPALVVGSGQTGCQLAEELREAGRETYLACGRAPWAPRRLDGRDIIAWIDETPFMDMTLSDLPSPLARLGANVQASGRGGGHDCHYRTLQTLGVRLLGHLTGIEDGVAYFAPDAAESVAFGDARYADICGLIRKACAARGVKPPEMPPPAPFQADPLDRLKLDRLGAVVFTSGFRPDYGRWVRLPSAFDEMGFPIQRNGSSTVIPGLHFMGVHFQRKRKSATFLGVAEDAAVLAETIASAAR; encoded by the coding sequence ATGACCGAGACGGCAAATATCGTCATCGTTGGGGCCGGCCAGGCGGGGCTCGCACTCAGCCACGAGCTCGCGGCCGCGGCGGTCGACCATACCGTTTTGGAGCGCGGCCGTGTGGGCGAGACGTGGCGCGGCCGCTGGAACAGCTTCTGCCTCGTGATTCCCAACTGGACCGTCCGGCTGCCGGGCTACTCGTACGGCGGTGATCCCGACGGCTTCATGCCTCGGGACGAGATCGTGGCGCATCTCCAGGGGTACGCACGCAGCTTCGAGGCGCCCGTGCGCGAGGACATCAACGTCACGGCGCTCGAACAGGCGGACTCGGGCGGCTTTCTGGTGCGCACGTCGTCGGGCGAGATCCGGGCCCGCCAGGTCGTCCTCGCCGCCGGCGCCTATCAGAGACCGCACCGGCCCGCCGCCGCGGCGCAGCTCCCCGCATCGCTTCACGTGATCGATGCCGAGCAGTACACGCAGCCCGGCGCGCTGCCCGCGGGCCCGGCGCTCGTGGTCGGGAGCGGCCAGACCGGGTGCCAGCTCGCCGAGGAGCTCCGCGAGGCGGGCCGGGAGACCTACCTGGCCTGCGGGCGCGCTCCCTGGGCGCCCCGGCGCCTCGACGGGCGCGACATCATCGCCTGGATCGACGAGACGCCGTTCATGGACATGACCCTCTCCGACCTCCCCAGTCCGCTCGCGCGGCTCGGCGCCAATGTGCAGGCGAGCGGCCGCGGCGGCGGCCACGACTGCCACTACCGGACGCTGCAGACGCTCGGTGTGCGCCTGCTGGGCCACCTCACGGGCATCGAGGACGGCGTCGCGTACTTTGCGCCGGATGCGGCCGAGTCGGTCGCGTTCGGCGACGCCCGGTACGCCGATATCTGCGGCCTCATCCGCAAAGCGTGCGCGGCGCGCGGCGTGAAGCCGCCGGAGATGCCGCCGCCGGCGCCGTTTCAGGCCGATCCGCTGGACCGCCTGAAGCTCGACCGGCTCGGCGCGGTCGTGTTCACCTCGGGGTTTCGGCCGGACTACGGGCGCTGGGTCAGACTGCCGTCGGCGTTCGACGAGATGGGGTTCCCGATCCAACGCAACGGCTCGAGCACGGTGATCCCCGGGTTGCATTTCATGGGCGTGCACTTTCAGCGCAAGCGCAAGTCCGCAACGTTCCTCGGTGTCGCGGAGGACGCGGCCGTCCTCGCCGAGACGATCGCGTCGGCGGCGCGCTGA
- a CDS encoding (Fe-S)-binding protein, whose product MATAAARPIPRLLIPELDKCIQCGFCLPACPTYRMLGVETESPRGRIHLIEAAAQGRVPLDARLEEHMYVCLGCRACETACPAGVHFGTIIEAGRAEVGPTGSPLARRVTLAALRHLMPYPGRLRAAAGLLRLYQRSGLGRLLRRLHLMPERLGEMEALLPAVPDGAFAPEQEVFPAIGPRRARVGLLAGCAMSVLFPESNEATVRVLRRNGCEVVIPREQTCCGALNIHNGERAAAQAMARRNIESFLRAGVDAVVINAAGCGVASKEYPVLFRDDDPGYVPRAEAFSSLCRDATEFLAELGLAGALGEIRARATYQDPCHLAHGQRIRRQPRELLRKIPGLELVEMDGADHCCGSAGIYNIVQPGYSRQILEEKMRAVLRTGADLLVAPNPGCLLQLAAGIRAQGIPMEACHVVDLLDRAYTVAENS is encoded by the coding sequence ATGGCGACGGCCGCCGCCCGTCCGATCCCGCGCCTGCTGATCCCCGAGCTGGACAAGTGCATCCAGTGCGGGTTCTGCCTGCCGGCCTGCCCGACGTACCGCATGCTCGGCGTCGAGACCGAGTCGCCGCGCGGCCGCATCCACCTGATCGAGGCGGCGGCGCAGGGCCGGGTGCCGCTCGACGCGCGGCTCGAGGAGCACATGTACGTCTGCCTGGGCTGCCGCGCGTGCGAGACCGCGTGCCCGGCAGGGGTGCACTTCGGCACGATCATCGAAGCGGGGCGCGCGGAGGTCGGGCCGACCGGCTCCCCGCTCGCCAGACGTGTGACGCTCGCGGCGCTGCGCCACCTGATGCCGTATCCCGGACGCCTGCGCGCCGCGGCGGGACTGCTGCGCCTGTACCAGCGCAGCGGGCTCGGACGGCTCCTGCGACGGCTGCATCTGATGCCGGAGCGGCTCGGCGAGATGGAGGCCCTCCTCCCGGCGGTGCCGGACGGCGCGTTCGCACCGGAGCAGGAGGTGTTTCCCGCGATCGGCCCGCGGCGCGCCCGCGTGGGGCTGCTCGCCGGCTGCGCGATGAGCGTGCTCTTCCCGGAGTCCAACGAGGCGACGGTCCGCGTGCTGCGGCGCAACGGCTGCGAGGTCGTGATCCCGCGGGAGCAGACCTGCTGCGGCGCGCTCAACATCCACAACGGCGAGCGCGCGGCCGCCCAGGCGATGGCCCGCCGCAACATCGAAAGCTTCCTGCGCGCGGGTGTGGACGCGGTGGTCATCAACGCGGCCGGCTGCGGGGTGGCGAGCAAGGAATACCCGGTGCTGTTCCGCGACGACGACCCGGGGTACGTGCCCCGGGCCGAGGCGTTCAGCAGCCTGTGCCGCGACGCGACCGAGTTCCTCGCGGAGCTGGGCCTCGCCGGCGCGCTCGGCGAGATCCGCGCGCGCGCGACGTATCAGGACCCGTGCCATCTCGCGCACGGCCAGCGCATCCGCCGCCAGCCCCGCGAGCTGCTGCGCAAGATCCCGGGCCTCGAGCTCGTCGAGATGGACGGCGCGGACCACTGCTGCGGCAGCGCCGGCATCTACAACATCGTGCAGCCCGGCTACTCGCGGCAGATCCTCGAAGAGAAGATGCGCGCGGTGCTCCGGACCGGCGCAGACCTGCTGGTCGCGCCGAACCCGGGCTGCCTGCTGCAGCTCGCCGCCGGGATCCGCGCCCAGGGCATCCCGATGGAGGCGTGCCACGTGGTCGATCTGCTCGACCGGGCGTACACGGTGGCAGAGAACTCGTGA
- a CDS encoding LLM class F420-dependent oxidoreductase, which translates to MPPTVGPARSRRAPMMFGFHMPKFTFPGVPASGLWDRVVENALAAERAGFDFVTVMDHFYQIGVVGADTDPMLEAYTTLGALAARTSRVGLGTLVTGVTYRNPALLAKMVTTLDMISKGRALMGIGAAWNEAEHRGYGFEFPPVRERMDRLDEALTIIRSMFREERPSFQGRYYRIERALNSPRPIQPGGPKILIGGGGEKRTLRLLARHGDIGHWFGGDLEGLKRKKEIFGRHCEAEGRDPSAVLLTVGSGLLLVRSEHDAASALEGIPAARRRMVHPATLPQAAELLGRYVDAGFGGFTFDNVALAAPDSIELAGELITMMRGRESAV; encoded by the coding sequence ATGCCTCCCACCGTCGGCCCCGCGCGCTCTCGACGCGCGCCGATGATGTTCGGATTCCACATGCCCAAGTTCACGTTTCCCGGAGTGCCCGCCAGCGGTCTATGGGATCGCGTCGTCGAGAATGCCCTCGCGGCGGAGCGGGCGGGCTTCGACTTCGTCACGGTGATGGACCACTTCTATCAGATCGGCGTGGTCGGCGCGGACACCGATCCCATGCTCGAGGCGTACACGACGCTCGGCGCGCTGGCCGCCCGCACGTCGCGCGTCGGGCTCGGGACGCTCGTCACCGGAGTGACGTACCGGAATCCGGCGCTGCTCGCGAAGATGGTGACCACGCTGGACATGATCTCCAAGGGCCGCGCGCTGATGGGCATCGGAGCGGCCTGGAACGAAGCGGAGCATCGAGGGTACGGCTTTGAGTTTCCGCCCGTCCGCGAGCGGATGGACCGGCTCGATGAGGCCCTGACCATCATCAGGAGCATGTTCCGCGAGGAGCGCCCGTCCTTCCAAGGCCGGTACTATCGGATCGAGCGCGCGCTCAACAGTCCCCGGCCGATCCAGCCCGGCGGGCCGAAGATTCTCATCGGCGGGGGCGGAGAGAAACGGACCCTCCGATTGCTCGCGCGGCACGGCGACATCGGCCACTGGTTCGGCGGCGACTTGGAGGGTCTGAAGCGGAAGAAGGAGATCTTCGGGCGCCACTGCGAGGCCGAAGGGCGAGACCCTTCTGCGGTGCTTCTGACCGTCGGCAGCGGGCTTCTGCTGGTCCGAAGCGAGCACGACGCCGCGTCCGCGCTCGAGGGCATTCCGGCCGCGCGGCGGCGCATGGTCCATCCCGCCACGCTTCCCCAGGCCGCCGAACTGCTCGGCAGGTACGTCGACGCGGGATTCGGCGGTTTCACGTTCGACAATGTGGCGCTGGCCGCTCCCGACTCGATCGAACTCGCCGGCGAGTTGATCACAATGATGCGGGGGAGAGAGAGCGCGGTTTAG